A genome region from Eurosta solidaginis isolate ZX-2024a chromosome 2, ASM4086904v1, whole genome shotgun sequence includes the following:
- the LOC137242244 gene encoding uncharacterized protein, which produces MGKKRNPKQEEILLSFMQGNEAIAKGFTKGDRVDVEAKWGELRKSLNAVGPPCKDLAGWKKSWVDWKSTIKKKLSDNRREVNSTGGGPYSQQPISPTEEAIAVLCSLYKSVNGMDGVRRYGPSQAPTTSSNREVPGDGAEKSADESSDSIAESTTNKAATIEPRNTSRARRRSIDTFEKMCMEQNAAFDRIARAFDELLTFKKKELEIKEQEEKERKRHNERLEKIEMLKLETLRKFL; this is translated from the exons AT GGGAAAGAAGCGAAACCCAAAGCAGGAAGAAATCCTCTTATCCTTTATGCAAGGCAACGAAGCCATTGCTAAAGGTTTCACTAAAGGGGACAGAGTGGATGTAGAAGCAAAATGGGGTGAACTAAGAAAGTCCCTGAATGCTGTTGGTCCTCCGTGCAAAGATTTGGCTGGTTGGAAAAAG TCTTGGGTCGATTGGAAGTCCACTATAAAGAAAAAGTTGTCAGATAACCGGCGCGAAGTGAATTCAACTGGTGGTGGACCATATTCCCAGCAGCCTATTTCACCGACTGAAGAAGCGATTGCGGTGCTCTGTAGCCTATATAAATCCGTGAATGGTATGGATGGCGTCAGACGCTATGGACCCTCACAAGCTCCAACTACAAGCAGCAACCGGGAAGTCCCAGGTGACGGCGCTGAAAAGTCTGCTGATGAAAGCAGCGACAGCATTGCAGAGTCAACCACAAATAAAGCTGCTACAATTGAGCCACGAAATACATCGCGTGCACGTCGGCGATCTATTGACACTTTTGAGAAAATGTGCATGGAGCAAAATGCTGCATTTGATCGGATTGCCCGTGCATTCGATGAACTGCTaacattcaagaaaaaagaaTTGGAGATTAAAGAGCAGGaggaaaaggagagaaaaagacATAACGAAAGATTGGAGAAAATAGAGATGCTGAAGTTGGAAACTTTacgaaaatttttgtaa